The genomic segment GCGTTCCAAGCTGCTCTTCGGCAATGCCCAGCGTCTCTGGTCATTGTAACTTTTATTTACGCCGTGCCGATCCTTCGGCTGAAAGGTCCGCAGCAAACTACCATGCTCGGCACCCTGAAATCGGATGATGTAACCCCCCAAAAGTGCTACTTTGGCATGTTTTTTGCTGCTGCTAATATGAAGCGATGCGATGTTTCGGTTTGGGACGACTTTCAGCCAGACAATTGCTAGCTTTGTGTGTCTCAGTTAAAAGTGTCAGACACGGATATGGCGAATAACCTCATGTCCGTGTCCTCAGGAGGGAAACAAATGAAAGAAGAACCGCACGCAGTGGATGTTCATGTCGGAAAGACGATCCGCATACAGCGTCTGCTGCGCAAAGTTTCGCAGACGGAATTGGGCGATCGTGTCGGCGTAACGTTTCAGCAGATCCAGAAATACGAAAAAGGCTCCAACCGCGTTTCCGCCAGCATGCTGGTTGAAATCGCCGGCGCGCTGAACGTCGACGTCAGGACGTTCTTCGACGACCTCTCAACGCCCGAGACGGCTAACGACAACCCCGCTCCAAGCGAGGAATTCGTCATTTCGCGCGAGGGTGTGCTTCTGAATGCGGCGTTCTTCTCGATCAAAAACGAAGCTCTTCGCAAGAAGATCCTGAAGCTTGTTCAGGCAATCGCCCACACCGAACAGGTCGAGGGTGAAGCGGCCGAATAGGCCGGATCTCCTTCACGCGATTCTAACGGACGGCATGAAGGTCAATGGCGATCGATCAGGATTAGATTCTCGCTAGCGTCCTTCATTGCGATCTTGGCCTTGCTGCCGAGCAGTTTCTCGAGGTTGACGTCAAGTTCCCTGTCCGGATCTATGCCGTCCCAATCGATTACGACCTGCAGCAGTGCCATGTTCGTCAGGTGCATCAGATTACGCAGCTGAAGCTTTTCAGCCTCCTCCTTGGCTGCCGACAGCAGCCGGAAGATCCTTGCGTATTCGCTGCCTGTACCTTCGTTACGTTGTTCAAACATTGTTCCCGCCCC from the Rhizobium sp. NXC14 genome contains:
- a CDS encoding helix-turn-helix transcriptional regulator, giving the protein MKEEPHAVDVHVGKTIRIQRLLRKVSQTELGDRVGVTFQQIQKYEKGSNRVSASMLVEIAGALNVDVRTFFDDLSTPETANDNPAPSEEFVISREGVLLNAAFFSIKNEALRKKILKLVQAIAHTEQVEGEAAE